TCGAGGGTGCGGAAGGCAAGATGTTCCGGCCCATGGCGTTCACCTTCATTTTCGGGTTGGCCGGCGCGCTGGCCATCGCGCTGTTCTTGACGCCCGTGCTGTCCTACTATTTGTTGCCTGCGCCGAAACGGGTCGAGGAAGGAGTCTTCCTGCGCGGCGCGAAACGCCTGTACGGCGGGCTGCTGCGCGGCGCGCTGGCCTGGCGGGGGATTGTGGCCGGCGGCGTGCTTGTGTTGGCCGCCGCGGTGATCACCTTGGCGCCGCGACTCGGCGGCGAATTCCTGCCGAGGCTCAGCGAAAGCGCGATTGTCATCAATGTGATCCGGTTGCCGGGCGTGGCGCTCGAAGAGTCCGTGGCGTACAACACGCGCATGGAACAACTGATGCTCGAACAATTCCCGGACGAAATCGAGGCGGTCTGGTCTCGTGTGGGCACGGCGGACGTGGCCACGGACCCGATGGGCATCGAGTTGTCGGATGTATTCATGACCTTGAAGCCACGCGAGCAATGGACGCGCGCCAAGACCCAGGCGGAACTCGCCGCGCTGATGGAACAGACGCTTCATGACCTGCCGGGACAGAACCTGGTGTTTACGCAGCCGATCGAATTGCGCATGAACGAACTGACGGCGGGTATCCGCGCGGACGTGGGCATCAAGGTCATAGGCGACCATTTCGAGGAACTCGCACGGATTGCCGAGGAAGTCGAGACGGTCCTTCATGCGACGCCCGGCGCCGCGGATATCTCCGTGGACCAGGTGACGGGCCTGCCCACGCTGCAAATACGGGTGAATCAGGAAGCCGCCGCGCGGCAGGGCATCCCGGCAAGCGAGATCTTGACCGTGGTCGAGGCGCTTGGCAACAAGCCGGCCGGCGAAGTGATCGAAGCGCAGCGCAAGTTCCCGTTGACCGTGCGTCTGCCGGACCGGCTGCGCAGGGACCGGCAGGCGCTGGAGGAGACCATCTTCCCGTCGAGCAGCGGCGCGGAAGTGCCGCTGGCCCAGGTTGCCGGCATCAGCGAAACGGAAGGGCTGGCGAATATCAACCGGGAATGGGGCCGGCGGCTGGTCCGCGTGCAGGCGAATGTCCGCGGCCGGGACGTCATGTCTTTCGTGCAGGACGCGGAGCGCGGCATCCGGGAGTCCGTCGCGCTTCCGGAAGGCTACCTCATTGAGTGGGGCGGCCAATTCGAGCACCTGACGCGGGCGCGGCAGCGGCTGCTGATCGTCGTGCCCCTGGCGCTCGTGCTCGTGTTCTTCATGCTATACGCCAGTCTGAATAGCCTCAAGGACGTGCTCATCGTGTACACGGGCATCCCTTTTGCCGCGCTCGGCGGCATACTCGGGCTGTACTGCCGCGGCATTCCGTTCAGCGTCAGCGCGGCCGTCGGGTTCATCGCACTGTCGGGCATTGCCGTGCTTGACGGGCAGGTCATGGTCGCCGCGATACGCGGCTTCCGCGAGCAGGGACAGTCTCTCGTCGAGGCCGTTCTTGAAGGCGCGCGGCAACGGCTGCTGCCCGTGCTCGCCACGTCGATCACCGACGCGCTGGGGTTCCTGCCCATGATGCTCTCGACGGGCATCGGCGCGGAGGTGCAGCGCCCGCTGGCCACGGTTGTGGTGTGCGGCGTCATTTCGTGCACCGTGCTGACCCTGTTTCTGTTGCCGGTGTTCTACGTGATGGTTTCGCGCGGGCGCGAGGCGGAAGGGGCCTGAACGGCAAAAGGGACGGAAAGGACGGCGGCAATCCGGTGTACAGACACATCCCACTGCCGCCGTCCCTCTCGTTTGTCTTCTCCATACGGCCCATTCCCCCGAAGACCGCATTGTGCTAAGCTTGGCGGACCTGCAAATCGGAGGGCGCGGAAGTGAACGGAATCATCTCACGGCGGGCCATGCCGGCGCTGATCGCGGCATGCGTATGCGCGCCATTTGTGCGAGCGGCGGACCTGCCCGCGCGCATGGCGCTAGCTGAAGACTGGCGTGTGCAGTCGAGCAACGTCGTGGATGCGCAGGACGAAGAAATATCGGCGGCCGGCTTCGATGTTTCCGGTTGGCACCCCACGCAGGTGCCGCGCACGGTTCTGGCGGCGCTGGCCGATAACGGCGTCTATCCCGATCCCTACTACGGCCTGAATCTCAAGCAGGTTCCCGGCTATCGCGACGGCATGCTGCTCGTGGTTCCGAAGGACAGCCCTTTTCGTGGCGCGTGGTGGTACCGTACGGAATTCACGCCGCCTGCGGACTGGCAGGGTCGGTTCGTGACGCTGCACCTTGACGGCATCAATCTCCGGGCGGATGTGTGGCTCAACGGCGCGCGCATCGCGAGCGAAAAGGACGTGGTGGGCATGTTCCGCCGGTTCACGTTTCCGGTGCGGGAGCGCCTGCGTTTCGGCAAGGCGAATGTGCTTGCGTTGAAGGTTGCCGGCCCAGGGCAGTTGGAAGAGCGCGACTACGACACGAAACAGGTCGAGGCCACAACCGGCTGGGACGATCACAACCCCTGGCCGCCGGACCTGAACGC
Above is a genomic segment from Candidatus Hydrogenedentota bacterium containing:
- a CDS encoding efflux RND transporter permease subunit, producing the protein MLERMTRAALERRFLVLCLFLCVAGAGVWTLTQLPVDAFPDTSNIQVQVNTVAPALNGEEIEQQITQPVELALGGLPGLEEVRSISKFGLSQVVAVFSDDTGIYDARQFILERLSGVTLPEGVEPPQLGPISSGLGEIFAYVLRSPDGSHSLEELRTLHDWVIKPQLIKTPGVAEVTAWGGFEKQYQVIAQPERLREYRLTLDDVIGALERNNANVGGGQLTASGQAVLVHGLGRVSSLDEIAAVPITTVTGVPVRVGDVAEVAIGHEIRRGAVTFGGEGEVVLGLGYMLQDGNSREVASALRRQLEQAKTALPPGVSVDVVYDRTELVEHVLKTVRENLIAGAVLVVIVLFLLFGSLRGGLLVAVTIPMAMLCAVLGMYGAAIAASLLSLGAIDFGILVDGSVIMTDANLRALRELRRKTGRKPTWRERLDAMIASAREVARPVVFGMGIILIVFLPILTLEGAEGKMFRPMAFTFIFGLAGALAIALFLTPVLSYYLLPAPKRVEEGVFLRGAKRLYGGLLRGALAWRGIVAGGVLVLAAAVITLAPRLGGEFLPRLSESAIVINVIRLPGVALEESVAYNTRMEQLMLEQFPDEIEAVWSRVGTADVATDPMGIELSDVFMTLKPREQWTRAKTQAELAALMEQTLHDLPGQNLVFTQPIELRMNELTAGIRADVGIKVIGDHFEELARIAEEVETVLHATPGAADISVDQVTGLPTLQIRVNQEAAARQGIPASEILTVVEALGNKPAGEVIEAQRKFPLTVRLPDRLRRDRQALEETIFPSSSGAEVPLAQVAGISETEGLANINREWGRRLVRVQANVRGRDVMSFVQDAERGIRESVALPEGYLIEWGGQFEHLTRARQRLLIVVPLALVLVFFMLYASLNSLKDVLIVYTGIPFAALGGILGLYCRGIPFSVSAAVGFIALSGIAVLDGQVMVAAIRGFREQGQSLVEAVLEGARQRLLPVLATSITDALGFLPMMLSTGIGAEVQRPLATVVVCGVISCTVLTLFLLPVFYVMVSRGREAEGA
- a CDS encoding beta galactosidase jelly roll domain-containing protein, which produces MNGIISRRAMPALIAACVCAPFVRAADLPARMALAEDWRVQSSNVVDAQDEEISAAGFDVSGWHPTQVPRTVLAALADNGVYPDPYYGLNLKQVPGYRDGMLLVVPKDSPFRGAWWYRTEFTPPADWQGRFVTLHLDGINLRADVWLNGARIASEKDVVGMFRRFTFPVRERLRFGKANVLALKVAGPGQLEERDYDTKQVEATTGWDDHNPWPPDLNA